One region of Phragmites australis chromosome 18, lpPhrAust1.1, whole genome shotgun sequence genomic DNA includes:
- the LOC133898522 gene encoding predicted GPI-anchored protein 58: protein MGNCPRSLISLPSSSSSSPSPPPSPHREPRPTAGDATAGDRTGQLSRVGSGADAGTSSQWPSKGSPGGWTSPEQPRPSPVHELRAQAGSAPSPPTGEEQPASGEAVVTRVALARPLLGSPSASAEKAPRGPSSRPSTGQALEPLPEVLEAAIAAKRAELKEERTALINERGRLEEDRKLLENRVATARTAYERTL, encoded by the exons ATGGGGAATTGTCCCCGGTCGCTCATCTCCCTACCATCCTCGTCCTCTTCGTCGCCATCCCCTCCGCCATCCCCGCACCGAGAACCTCGGCCGACGGCTGGCGACGCGACGGCCGGCGACCGAACTGGCCAGCTCTCTAGAGTAGGTTCTGGGGCAGATGCTGGGACTAGTTCACAATG GCCGTCCAAGGGTTCTCCAGGAGGCTGGACGTCTCCCGAGCAACCAAGGCCTTCCCCTGTCCATGAGTTGAGAGCCCAGGCTGGGTCTGCCCCGAGCCCTCCGACTGGGGAGGAGCAACCAGCTTCAGGGGAGGCCGTCGTGACAAGGGTGGCACTGGCGCGGCCGCTGTTggggtccccgagcgcctctgctgaAAAGGCGCCAAGGGGACCCAGCTCTCGGCCATCCACTGGACAGGCCCTggaacccctccccgaggtgctcGAGGCGGCCATTGCGGCGAAGAGGGCCGAGCTCAAAGAGGAGCGCACTGCCCTCATCAACGAAAGGGGCCGGCTGGAGGAGGACCGCAAACTCCTGGAGAACCGTGTGGCCACGGCCCGCACAGCCTACGAGAGGACCCTGTAG